GGAATAACGTCTTCGGCCATGCGGTTGTTGAGCTGGATGACTTCGGTCGCCGCTTGCAACGGAAGACAGATGCTGAGTGCGACGGCCAGCAGAAAGATACGAGGGCTCATAGCAGAAAACTCCGCAGGTTTGTATCCGCTAGTCCATGTTCCCAGGCCTTGTCGAACTCCGCTTGGCGCACGCGCACCTGGGCAAGGTCGTGGTACAGGGCGTAGCCGGCGTATTGGTCCGCCTTGGGGCGTTGCAGCAGACCACAATCATCGGCGATCAGATAGGCGCCGCTCTGTTCGGGATAATCGGGGTTCAGCTTGCGGATATGTACATTGCTGGTCAATCGCCGAGCAAGCTGCAGAAGACGGTGACCTTCCTTGATCGCTCGTGTCGGGTCGCTGATCAAGATACGCAGGCGGTTGCGCGGATGGGCCAGCAGTAGGCGAGTGCAAGCCTGCTGAACGCTGCTGTGGTGATAAAGCCAGGGCTCCAGATCCGTGCTGTAGATGCACAGAGAGCGAGTCGCCTGCTGCAGCATGGCCAACGCATGCCGGCGAACCTCGTTGGGTTCGCTGAAGCGCTGCAGCTCGGTGTTCTGTCCAAGCTCGAAGGCGGCTGCTTGCCAAGCGAGAGGCTCGGGGAGGTCCGCTTGGGGGTTATGAACGGCAAAACGCCCCGGAGAGTGAAAGTCTATGGCCGGGAGTTCGGCCTGATCGCTGCTTTCGTCAGGGGCGCTGTCGCTCATATGGCCTCAGTGGCTCCGGCGGAGCATGTCGACGTGGGGGATTCCGGCTTCGAGAAACTCATCGCTGACCACTTCAAAACCAAGCCGCTCATAGAAGGCGGTAGCGTGAACCTGCGCCGTCAGCGTCTGCTCCGTCAGGCCTCGGCGCTCCGCCTCTGCAAGGACTGCGCGCATCAGGGCATCGCCCACGTTCATGCCGCGCCAGTCGCGCAGCACTGCAACCCGGCCAATCTGCCCGTCGGCCAGCAAGCGTGCGGTACCGATCGGGTAGTCGCCCTCAAGGGCGAGAAAATGCACGGCTTCGTTATCGTCGGCATCCCATTCCTGCTCGGGCGGAACGGCCTGCTCGGCAATGAACACGGCTTCCCGAATACGCCGCAGTTCGGCGTTGTCGTGCTGCCAGTCGGCGATCCGTACCTGAACGCTATTCATCAGCAAACTCCAGACTTCCTCGTTTGACCAGCTCGCACAAAAGCCCCCGGCCATCGTCGTCGCTCAGCCACTCGCCGATGTTATCGGCGTGCAATGCGTCAGCCGAGCAGACCAGTTTCAACAGCTCGCGCAGCTTAGAGGGAAGTAGCCGGCTCTGGCCACTGGCGAACAGTAGCAGGCCGATGTCAACTTCGCTCCAGGCCAGGCGTGCCGCCGGGTTGCGGACCAGCAGGGCGCCATCTTCGATTGCCGAGCGCAGATCGATCTCGTCAAGCTCGGGCCCCTCCACTCGTTCCGGGTAGCGGGGCTCGGTCATGAACTGGCCGAACCAGGTGAGCAACAGGCGCTCGTCGCTCATGTGCTCGGCAAGCAGCGCTTTCAATCGGTCCAGTGCGTCGCTCTGAATCTGGTAAGGATCGTCGCTCGGTTGCAGATCGGCGTCGCTGTAGCGATCCTCGTCCGGCAGGAACTGCGCCAGGAAGTCGGTGAAGTGGGTCAGTACCTCGGCTGCGCTAGGGGCACGGAAACCGACCGAGTAGGTCATGCAGGCATCCTCGGCGGTGCCGAAGTGGGCCAGGCGAGGCGGCAGGTAAAGCATGTCACCGGGTTCCAGCACCCATTCATCGGTGCCTTCGAACTGGGCCAGGATGCGTAGATCGCCGTGGGTCAGCATCGGGCTTTCGCTGTCGCACATTTGCCCGATGCGCCAGCGGCGCTGACCATGTGCCTGCAGCAGGAATACGTCGTAGTTGTCGAAATGCGGGCCGACACCGCCGCCCGGTGCGGCATAGCTGATCATCACATCGTCGATGCGCCAGTTGGGGAGGAAGCGGAAGTGCTCGATCAGATCGGCGACTTCCGGTACCAGTTGGTCGACAGCCTGGACCAGCAGGGTCCAGTCACGCTCGGGCAGCTGCTGGTAGGTGTCTTCGGCAAAGGGACCGCGACGTAGCTCCCAAGGGCTTTCGCCGTGCTCGATGATCAGGCGGGATTCGACTTCCTCTTCCAGCGAAAGGCCAGCCAGTTCGTCCGGCGAGATGGGGCTCTGAAAGTCTGGAATGGCCTGGCGAATGAGCA
This DNA window, taken from Pseudomonas sp. FeN3W, encodes the following:
- a CDS encoding cupin domain-containing protein, coding for MTSDIPLQILGGISAREFLRDYWQKKPLLIRQAIPDFQSPISPDELAGLSLEEEVESRLIIEHGESPWELRRGPFAEDTYQQLPERDWTLLVQAVDQLVPEVADLIEHFRFLPNWRIDDVMISYAAPGGGVGPHFDNYDVFLLQAHGQRRWRIGQMCDSESPMLTHGDLRILAQFEGTDEWVLEPGDMLYLPPRLAHFGTAEDACMTYSVGFRAPSAAEVLTHFTDFLAQFLPDEDRYSDADLQPSDDPYQIQSDALDRLKALLAEHMSDERLLLTWFGQFMTEPRYPERVEGPELDEIDLRSAIEDGALLVRNPAARLAWSEVDIGLLLFASGQSRLLPSKLRELLKLVCSADALHADNIGEWLSDDDGRGLLCELVKRGSLEFADE
- a CDS encoding histone acetyltransferase HPA2: MSDSAPDESSDQAELPAIDFHSPGRFAVHNPQADLPEPLAWQAAAFELGQNTELQRFSEPNEVRRHALAMLQQATRSLCIYSTDLEPWLYHHSSVQQACTRLLLAHPRNRLRILISDPTRAIKEGHRLLQLARRLTSNVHIRKLNPDYPEQSGAYLIADDCGLLQRPKADQYAGYALYHDLAQVRVRQAEFDKAWEHGLADTNLRSFLL
- a CDS encoding GNAT family N-acetyltransferase — protein: MNSVQVRIADWQHDNAELRRIREAVFIAEQAVPPEQEWDADDNEAVHFLALEGDYPIGTARLLADGQIGRVAVLRDWRGMNVGDALMRAVLAEAERRGLTEQTLTAQVHATAFYERLGFEVVSDEFLEAGIPHVDMLRRSH